TAATTAATGGTTATTATTGTGAGACCTGGGACACTGAGtgatacatatatttaaacacATCAGTGAGTCCATCCTAAACATTCATGGAATGTGTCAGATTGCTCCATCTGAACTAACTATTGTATAATTCTGTTAACCAATacagtgggaaaaaaattaatcagccaccaattgtgcaagttttcccacttaaaatgataagagaggcctgtaattttcatcataggtatacctcaactatgagagacaaaataagaaacatccagaaaatcacattgtagggtttttaaagaatttatttggaaattatggtgggaaataagtatttggtcacctacaaacaagctaCTTTTCTGGagctcacagacctgtaacaacttctttaagaggctccttcgtcctccacttgttacctgtatttaatggcatctgttatcagtacaaaagacacctgtccacaaccttaaacagtcacactccaaactccactatggcagcttggtgtgaagaaatcaactgtgggagcaattataagaaaatggaagacatacaagaccactgataatctccctctaTCTGAGGCTtcatgcaagatctcacccagtggggtcaaaaagatcacaagaacagtgagcatgacaatgatcccaaacacaccgcccgggcaatgAAGGAGTGACTTTATAacaagcatttcaaggtcctggagtggcctagccagtctccagatcttaaccccatagaaaatctttggagggagatgaaagtccatgttgcccagcgacagccccaaaacattacTGCTCTAAAGGAGATCTGCATgaaggaatgggccaaaataccagcaacagtgtgtaaaaaccttgtgaagtcatacagaaaacatttgacctctgtcattgccaacaaagagtACATAAAGTATTGAGGTGAAATTTTGTTGttgactaaatacttattttccaccataatttgcaaataaattctttaaaaatcctacaatgtgattatttgtgtttgtttgtttttttgtcttattttgtctctcatagttgaggtatacctatgatgaaaattacaggcctttctcatctttttaagtgggagaacttgtacAATTGGTGGCTAACTAAATCCTTTTTTGCCTCAATGTATCTTAAAAGGATCcatttgtgttttctttaaaactgtaaaCTCCTGTAAAAACATCTGTAACTCCACAGCATTGATTGGCAACGTTCCGGTGAAATGCAGTTTGAGTAATGCATGGAAATTAGTTATTTCCTTATCGTTCTTTCAAAAAATGTTAATGACCTAAAAGGACAGATAAGAGAACATGACAGAGTTGTAAGTTTATGGTGCATTTGTTTTGACAAAATGGGTTTGTAGAAAACACTGCATTGATGCAGCAGGGCTTTATAAGATGTAATAAATGAAGGTATCCCAAATACAGCTGCCTGTCTATCttttaagcatgtgtgtgtaataatttgCCTCACATCATACTTATCACACCATAGAGATATGACGTGTAATCTGAAGCAATTCTCAATCCTAGTATTGTCaaatttcactttatttttttggcattCTGATTTCTGTCTAGATTCCCTGTAAAGTGTGATTGGAGCGTCTTCTATCAGACGGCTTGTCATGGAGAAGTCATGGAGGTTTTGGGGGATCCTGGAGCGATGCCTGCTCACTGTCGGGTCCTGGACTTGGGGAGTTTGTCGCATCTCACTGCTGCCTCTTATCCTTACCTTCCATCTCTATGGAGGCATCTTGCTGCTGGGACTCATCCTGGCCTCTGTGGCTGGGATACTGTACAAGTTTCAGGATGTGCTACTGTACTTCCCTGACCAGCCTTCCTCCTCACGCCTTTATGTTCCCATGCCTACTGGAATTCCAAATGAGAACGTCTATATACGCACTAAAGATGGTGTGCGGCTCAACCTAATTTTGTTGCGTTACACAGGTGAAAATCCTGCTCTAGTGCCCACCATCTTGTATTTTCATGGCAATGCAGGGAACATCGGACATCGTGTGCCCAACGCGCTGCTCATGCTTGTTAACCTTAAAGCTAACGTGATTCTGGTAGACTACAGAGGTTATGGAAAGAGTGATGGTGAGCCGAGTGAAGAGGGTCTCTATCAGGATGCTGAGGCCACACTGGACTATGTAATGTCTCGGCCCGACATTGACAAAACTAAAATCATATTGTTTGGCCGCTCTCTTGGGGGGGCTGTGGCTATCAGGTTGGCCTCAGTCAACCCACATCGCGTGGCAGCTATAATGGTGGAGAACACGTTCTTGAGCATCCCACACATGGCATCCACGCTCTTTTCCTTCTTCCCTATGCGCTACCTGCCCCTTTGGTGCTATAAGAACAAATTTTTATCTTACAGATATGTGGCGCTGTGCCGCATGCCCTCGCTTTTTATTTCTGGCTTGTCAGATCAACTTATCCCACCTGTCATGATGAAGCAGCTATACGAGCTGTCGCCTGCGCGGACTAAGCGCCTCGCCATCTTCCCTGAGGGAACACACAACGATACCTGGCAGTGCCAGGGTTACTTCGCTGCTCTTGAGCAATTTATGAAAGAGCTGCTCAAGGGCCATGCTCAAGAGGAGGCGTCCCAGGGCTCGGCAAGCGTCACCATCATCTAAGGACTGCTTCCACTACTACAAGTGTGGACCTGCTGTAATAGAATGTTCATTTTTACGCTCCTTTCCCATTTTGCCCAGCTCCATTTCTAGCACTTATTATATTAAggacatgtgtgtatgtgtgtgtggggaggttgTGATTGGAGGAGGACACATTTTTACATACCTTCAGAGCTTTCGGTTAAAATATGAATGCATGAACGATATGCTCATATAATGCAATGTCTTCTTAGTCTTCattttcacacactcatttgtaCCGACTGTACAGGTGTTTTTATACAAAGACTTTACCATCCCAGGTATACCAAATGATCATTGACTGCACACCATATTGTATAATAAAGATACTTGCCTAATAATGTCAGGCAAAgtgttaagtatttttttttttacttgttccAGTTTTGATGCAGTGTGacatgaatgtttaaaaaaaaaaaaatcttaagagCTAACATTTAAAGACCCGGCACTAGCCAGTGGCAGAGATGTATTTCTGTGCTTACAGGTGCAaccagtgttttttgtttttttgttttttttcctttgaagtCTCTGGGTTAAACATCTTTCATTCTGTTGTCTTTtaaaggtattattattataattattattatttgggcaAATGGAATTAGTGAAATAATTGAAACTAAATGTGGACTCAGGAAATTTTCTGAGAGAACCATCACAGTTTGGGGCCTGGCATTTTAGTGTCCGACCAGCAGATGCTCAGAGCGTGTTGCATACTCGCTTCATCCAAAGGTGGTTGTGAATCATTGTGGCTGATAGAAGGCTTCAAACAGTGTAAGGTGTAAAGAATGTAGGGGTGTGATAGTGTTGCAAGTACATACCTTGTACAACCATTGTAAATAAGATGTCTAAGAGCACAGGTCTTGTGCTGCTGTACTTGGTTTTAATAAAGCCCTATACTCTGGTGATGTTTCAGAAATTGTTCCAGTTTTCTCATAGAGGAAATTGCTCTACTGCACTTCAAAGCTTTTGGCCTTCACTGTGGTGGACAAACGGTAAATAGAGTTACTAGCCTGCCAGGCAGTGTACTGCCTAGATTTGTGTGTTCGTTGCCTGGAAACCTGGCCAGGCTAAAAAGTAGTAGCAAgcaatgtaataataaattaaactgttTGCCGGATTTTTGCACAAATATCTAATTATTATCCTCTTCTAACAAAGGTACCTAGTGTATGTGGTGTTAGAGCCCTAAATCCCCTAACTCGATTTTTCATCTCTGGATTATCAGACGAATTAATTTTTGCTCTGACTGTACATGGCCCTTTCATGTGCATGAGTCAACATTAAGATTTGTCAAATGTTTTAAGATATGTTGCAGGCCTGAAGTTTGCATAATCTCATCATGAATATTAATGTCCAGGCTTTATGGCCCTacaattaattttctttctgtctAAAAACTTCATTTCTGAGGAAGAATTATTGTACAACATTTTCTGTTAATGAAAGAAAGGAATGTTCTGTACAAGCTTTaaattaattagcattttatgcACAGGtttaaaacatatactgtacttactgcACTAGTATTTTGTTAAATGTCCACTGGTGAAATTCACCTTTAACAGAAGTTTTTGATAGCGATCAGCAAGCTCTCGGCCGAATTCTGGTTGGATATTTGCCCACTGTTTTTGGCAGAGTTGTCTGTTCAGTTCACCGGCACAGACCTTACTTTTAAGCATGGGTAGCACATTTTTGCTAGATCTTAAAAAGCTTAAAACCTTACTTTATCCATTTTACACCCagctaatgtgtgtgtttgggtcattGCTCTGTTTAAACAGTCAAAGTTGCCCAGGTTTTAACCATCTAGCTAATAATTAGGATATGCTGAAGAAGTCTGAGGTAGTCCTCCTCCTTCATTATTGCATCTACTTTTTGCAGTGCACCAGCTTTACTGGCAGCTAAACAACTCCAAAACATAATGCTTAACAGTTAGTGTTGGGTTACTCCAGCAAACTCTAATATTTCCTCTAAAAGGGGTTTGGTTTGGGTGTTTTGGGATGTTCTTGACCATCCAAACCAATTTCCTCTCATTTGAGGGTCTCCTTCAGAACTTGGCAAAGTGGTTACACCTTCTGATAACTTGTACTTATATAGAGTGTTTAAACTGATCTTGGTATACACAGTTTCTTAAGAAAAAGACATTCTTGTCTTGCGTAAAATCTACCATCATCTTTCTCAGATTTGCACTGAGCTGCTCGAACTTTCCCATTGCACACGTGTTGGTCAATCCGATGAGTGTTGCCTAACAAACCCTACAGAGAAGCTACCAGTTGACAGCTTCGGCATGGCAAATTAAAAGATATCTTTCGACTTTCAGCAGCACTGAACTAATAATCTAAGTGGGTGTTTCTGTATGTTTTTTGGACCATGTGCTCTTTTTTGTGCTCAGTTTTTCTTCTGTTAAACATATATGTGTACAATCATTCTTCTGCAGAAAAAGACCAGTTTAATGAAATAATTGAACCAATATTATCATGAGGTTCATTATCCGGACAAATATTAATCGTTGTTCGAGGAGCACTACTTTAAACAGACAGAGTCACAGTTACCTTTCATTCGCTCAGGATATTTCTTACAGATATTTAAGTCACATGACACCcaaaccccccctccccccaaatCTGGTATCAGCATTTATCTTGGACTGCAACTTAATTTTGAAATCCAAAAATGTCAATAATTTGTCACACTGCTGAATTTGTTCTTAAGGGCTTTATCAGTTATATTTAGAAATGTTGATGATGGGTATAAAGGTTGTAACAGCCTCCAAACTAAATACTGCCTGTTCAGCAATAAACAAGCTGTTTGTCAAATTACACAACTGTTCGTGTGAAACATGAGAGGCGCTGAATGACGGGTGTCGAATGCTGTATCTGTAATGGTTTCGTTATCAATATTCTGAAAGCTGTGTCTTATGATTTCTAACCATATCTGGAGAGATTACTGATAACCATATTGATTTTTAAGTAATTCCTATACTGTCGGTTCCTAGTGAAATGTAAAGAGTTCTACATTTACGTAATTTTTACTGACTATTCAGAGTTCAAAGTGCCATGgcgatgatgtgtgtgtgtgtttgtgtgtgtgtgtggggttggGATGGGAGTAACTGTTTGTGATATCCTTCAGTGTTTGTACCAAATAAAAGATCTAGAAGAGCATGAACCACTTGTAGGAGCTGACTTAATCAACCATTTTTAAATCAGTTGATCATGCACATATTCTTGTTCATATAAATAGATTGGATAGAGTTCCTTCTCAACTTAAATTAACTTGCATACTGGAAATTGTGGCCCAATAAGGAAATTCTTTCAGTGTTAATAAGTGTCTAGTTCCTCCATTGATATTTCCAAAAATAAATGAGTCCTTTGGTAATTCTGTATTGACATGCTAATCCATGCTCTTCCTTATTGCAGGTTAAGTCCATGCCAGGACTGCGTTTTTTATgatgtgtgtgggtttgtgtgtgcGGATACACCTCCGGCAATTTCATTTACACCTACTCTTATGTTAGAGCTAAACTTATGTTGAgcaatacagtatgtgagacggttttcatttctctttctctcatggAATGTGTAGTGGATAAATTTGATGACAGTAGGCGTAGAGAGCTTGGCAGGAAGTTTGGCAGGGGTTTGGTTAACTGACTGAAATGAAGGCagcactctttctctctctttctctttctttctactTTCTCACTCTCGCGCACTTTCTCTTTTTGTTCCTCGCTTCACTTTGTAACAAGGCGAACTCGAGGACTAAGTCATTAATGGGCTGAAAACACAATAGCTTGTGGTAGGTTTACATCATTTTCTGCTTTCTTGCCGGAAAGTCGTTTCACCTTTAACCTAAAACATTTCACAAGAACTTAAACGTGGGTACAGATATACATTTGGTCTTTTTTGCTGAATAGTGAAGCACCAAAGTATTTGATTTTGGTTATTAgatataatttattcatttttatagtCTCACTATAGTGCTTAAGGGCAGAGATATGACTTTTGTaagaaaatgacatttttaaaatgtgtttatctATTTAGTATATGTCAGTCCCACTGAACCTGTGGATAATGCCTGCAGTGGGTGCTGCTCCACTTCGAGTGGAGGGTCAGAGGCTTTCATGGGTCGTAGTGATTGCGAGCGTGGTGGCGATCACCGCATCCTCGCTATCGGCTCTGTCCCTGTACCATGTGCTGGCTCTGCAGGCAGAGGTGGAAGTGCTGAGGAGCGAGGTGAGCCGCAGGAGAGAAGGGTGCAAGGACACACCCGGGGAAAGTGTAAGAGGACCTCAACCTCAACAACACCAACATGAGGATGATGGGAACAAAGCGCTGGTGAGATACAGTATACCAAGAGATGGCAGGGTTTGTAAACCTAATTAAATAGAATGCGGTTTAATTATTATGCAGGGATAGTGGGGAAATAATggtgttatgtactgtatacacacctcACCCCAGCatcctttttaataaaagtcCTGCAGTAGCTATACCGTACATACAAAGAGTGTCCTTGTAGTAtccctgccccccccccccgaaaaTTACTGCCACATGACACAAAAAGAGGATTTATGAAAGGTCTGGCACCATCTGAAAATAGCAGATAAGCTTTAAATTTATTAACAGCCCTAGCACTTCCTTACGAACGAGTTGTAGTGCGGCACTCTGATAACATTTCTACTTGAGGGTTTCGGGTAATATATAAGTCACTTCTTCTCTGTCCTGTCCTCGGAGCATGCAGGTGAGGAACAGTGTGGTGCCTCCTAAAATGCACATGAATGCTTCTGGAAAGCAGCAGGTGCGGTTCGTTTTGAGGAAGAGAAGTCTGCAAAGTGAGTCTGAACAATCAGGcaagtcttttttttactgCTCTTCTGCAAACTTATCAAGTGAGGAATTATCAGTAAATATGGCCCCTTTACAGTCTGCTCTTGGCTGCCTAATGCATAAGTAGTGTGCATGTGCAGGAAGCACTGTCTGtttgatttactgtaaaaaGGTAAATGTGGTGGTGCGGTTTTAACACATCTGGCAGGTAAAATGAGTAAATACGCACTACATTTAGAGATGGTGGAAGATTAAAGGTGCAAAAGCAATTTGTGTTTTAGGTAAAAGTGCAGTACAGTGTCAATAAGCAGTATTGTTGGGCTGGAAttgacaaaaacacacagatggAAGAAACAAGATGATATTGTTTTCCAAAAAATTCCAAACTGTGCTTGTACAACACATcgaaaaaacaataaagtaaaCTCGTTTCTATTCCAGTAAGGGATGTGCAAACTGATAGAATTTAGATTTCATTAATGATTGTATGAACATCTGTCAAAGCTGTCTTGGGCATTTTTCTGGCATGAAGGGGAAGAGCCATTGAACATCTGTACAAAATTATTCTGACTGATCGCTATGATGTTATCTTGTTGGTAGTCATCTCCTCCAGAAGGACAATGGCAGTGACCTTACTTTGTTTTTACAAACTTAACAACACTGACACAATGGCAAAATTTCTCCCATGTTGTTGAGTTCATTACTAtcatttcaggttttaataatgtacttAACCCAATTCTAGTCATTTTAAGGttgtctttgcttaatgcaggctaatgatttggtccttctaaaacagaatttttaaaaaaacttatttgtttattgtttactaGCCTTAGTACCCGTTGTTAAAGGGTTTTTAGAAATATAGTAAGTCCTCGAGTTCTGTTCCGGGGACATGTTTGTAAGTCGAATTCGTTCATAAGTTCTTATAcagagtcttatacacctttgataCAAATATATGATGTAAAgcatagaaacacacacacacaggtttgatacctaacttattaatacaaagaaatacaattttgtaaggttgagtattttAAGCCTTGTTcatgctaagttgtacttcttttgtcgTTAGCCAAATACACCACCGTGttcaaagtagattattaaatcccgcACATGACTGTAATTACCCTATATTTACTGTGTATcctgttgattggctctgttgagtgacacgTATAGCCATGCCTACCtctagggaaaaaaatgcaatatgtgacataatctggcaaATAACTGCTCGCAACGTCCCGTCTAGTGAACATTTAGATTCTATTTATGGCACAGATTTAACTACATGCAAATAACGAAGGACTGGTaaagtttcatttaattctgtagagccagttttgcatgatgctgtgaaaaAACTggatggacagacatacagacagaaatgttTCTGAGATTTGTTTCTGGTCGTCAAATGTGTGAAAAGTGAAGATATTTACAGAGCgagttctttctttctttctttatatatatatatatatatatatatatatatacacacacttatttattgGTCAGCCAGCGTATAATTTTCAACTTTGTGAACCGGATTGAAAATTCATGAAATTGTCTTATGTCCTTGGTTAGTGTTTCAGCCATTCCTGCAGATGATGGGAGACAGCAAGAGGAAGATCTTTCAAAAAGGTACCACAGACTCATTTGCAGGATTGGTCCTTTATGTTTACAAAGACTGACATCGAtcggccataacattacaattcCCGGGGTCCCCTTGTGTCACAAGGTGGTGCTAGGCCCTCAGGCATGCCAAAAGACCTCTGTGGGTGTGCTGTAGTGCCTGGCACTGAGACATTGGGGCTGTGGATCAGACTTTTTTGGCTAGTGAATCTCACGGGTGCTCAATCAGATTGGGACCTGggacatgggtgagccttgggtgcccatgatcctttcaccagtttactggtatataattaataaacaatgttaatttgttaattttatgcATCATCGGtatgttataatatttaaaatagtctcttcttgtcttttttttaaatattttgacaaatattttaaaattatgccgTTTGCTTTGCTTAGAGTTTGCACTAGAGAAACATACTGGCATTCCATGGCAAGTCAGTCTAAAGCGAGGCGAGGCTCTTGAGGAAGATCAGGATGGCATAGTGGTCAAAGAGGAGGGCTACTACTTCATTTACAGTCAGGTATAGCTCTACAGCCCACCTAACATTACCCAGGTAACAGTTTGTATCAGTATTTACatgcaaagacaaaaaagagCCTTTAGCATAAGGAGTGGAACTAGCACACAATGTGCACTTAGAGAATctttttttactactttttaTGTACTATGGACTATAGATTGCTTGTTGGATACATGTAATAACCCTAAGCcatttatttacacttttttgttgtttgtttgtttgtttttttccttttttaggtttattacCAAGACCCCACTTATGCAATGGGCCACATAGTTATACGCATGAAAAAGCATGTGGTTGGGGATGAAAGTCAGCATGTCGTTCTGTTCCGATGCATCCAAACCATGAATGTTAAGGTTCCCTATAACACTTGCTACACTGGAGGTAGGtgatactgtaaaataaaaaaataacattaataacgTTTCAACCGTTTGCAGTTACAAAGTTCCATAATTAACTCAGACTGAGTCATCAAGCAACAATGACAAGAATGATTTACAGTAGTCTCATttccttgactggtgttggcaactgtttctctggggacttgacaggtcgatagttcaggactggaacttcctacaagtctacctgggtcttcaataactacctggactccaagatattaacatcaattaacatcagctattatagctgaactgcctcccaccctacacactgtataaatgcagatcatttactgctttctgtttcaccctgatgaggatgggttccctgttgagtctggtttcttcctattaccatctcagggagtttttccttgccactgtcgccctcggcttgctcaccagggacaaactgaccattttgattcatacaaattcacatttcatacaaacttaaatagtttttttgattgtgtaaagctgctttgcggctatgacaattgctaaaacgctatacaaataaaattgaattgaattgaatttcctATGCTGTTTCAGGAATAGTAAAGCTTGACATTGGCGACAGAGTGGAGCTGCTCATACCCCGCCCCACAGCAAATATCTCTCTGGATGGAGACTGCACCTACTTAGGGGTCATCAAACTGGCCTGATTTAACTCAGAGAGATGCAAGCTGTAGATATGAGACACCAGGTTATATGGCTTTGGGGAATTTCAGTGCAttggttttaaagcactttcttTAACTGTCTTGTACCGGTGGTCATTTTGCACAGCTTAGTGTATTGTGTCTGAATGGTTCCCTTTAATATACATGCGTGCTATCCAGAGTCTTTTCCCACTTTACCTGCGGTGCTCCTAGGATGTGCTCCGGACTCTGCATAATGTGCGTACTGAATATACCTTTTTTATTGTGACTGGGAGATGTAGACCCAGTCTGCCTGTGGAACTTGAAAACTAAAATAAGCGTTATAATAACTTCATGTTTAGAGCTTTGTTTAAACCTACAAAGATTTGGCTGTAAAAAATTGACCTTTAAcaagttttaaacattttcttttcttacaaATTTATACATAAATCACCATCTGCTTCTGTCTTAAACAACAAGCAAACTGCTCAATGATAATTAGAACATGAAACCACTACCATGGGCAAACAGCTGGTCATTTTCCATATTGCTTCTGTAAGCATAGGACATGTGGGTTTTATCCATGCACAGAATAATTTTACTTTGCTAGTAAATTTAGCCAACAGTTAAATCACAGCCtttgaatacatttttctttagcCATGTGATTTTGTGGTTTGTGGTTacatgagcttttttttttttttgcatttcagcAGAGGGCAGCACTTGCATATAATTGGACCACAATCCTTTGCCTTGCCTTTTTTGGAACcactgctatttttattttcattattttaaaggcTTAATGTAAGGCATTTGTTCATCATATTGTTACCAATTTAAACCACATGTTTTTTACAACCACTGACACAAATGTAATAAGGTTCACAAACTCACACTTATGCACAATGCACACTGTACAAACTGTGTTTCAGTTACTGATATGTAAGCAAgtaattgatgtaaatttgtGATTATTCTATTAAGCTGACATGAACTGTAATATGTTCACAAATGGCCTTATTTAAAGGATTttgttaaaatctttttttggtaTCAGCATTTATGTAGCATCAGTCCTGGTagcagaagaaaaaacagaCACGTTTCAAGTTCAACCTTCAGAGGGCATCAGTTTTCATTCGAAAGCATTTGTAGCAGAGGTTTGAAACACTTGTGATAAAACGTACATCTAGAACTCCCTCAAATATTTACTTTCACTGCTCATCATAAAACAGCACTAAAACAATAATGGAGATTTTTGAACCATTTTACAAGTATTCCAACATGttataacatgaaaaacaaacacatttttcatttacaaaTACTCTTTAATGTAATGTCCCAAGAAATAGATTACTTACTGTCTAATAACAGATTGGTTTAAAGCTGGGGTATTTAGTTAGGTATctagtttgttttttcttatagGATTTTAAATGGCAACTGATGTAGGGTGCTATATACAGAGCAACATGTTATGAACTATTTCTAATAGCTGGTACTTTGTTAGGTATTTGATATTAAGAATATATGAGGAAAAGGGACGTTGTGTTAAGATTTGTAGTAAAGTGAGactataatacatatatatatatatatatatatatatccagttTTAGTATGATTTAGTATGACAGAGAGATCTGTCTGAGCCAAGACCCCTAAGCAGAATGGGAGAATCTGTGTGCATTATCAGTAAAAACAATCACCTGTGGAATCTAGCTGAAATTACCAGTTATTAATACTGATATGTCTATATGACAAAAGTATGGTGGTAAATGAGATTTGTAAAATGCTACATTAGTGTTGCAGGTCATagaaaaatgtgttattttatatggTTTGTCTGTCAATTATTGTACATTAACCAAAATCAAAATACATGTGTAATAAATGTGTACAACTGtgaaattattcttttttaattttttgctttAGTGTTTCATGTAGAGGGAaaattgtatacatttttttttaatgatattgttCAGTTGGTGGCATTAAAAAGACCAtggtcatgatgatgatgatattattaACATGGGattgatataaaaaatattcagtataAATTTCCACAATACAGTTAAGGTTGTATTTAGGGTTGCCAGGTCTTAGCATAATTACCATTTCCTtataaaaacatgcacaaaaaagtTGCTCATCGAAAGGGAGAAATGtttatatttctttgtattGCTTTGGAAAAGTGTGCAATATTTTTTGATTAGTGATGTCTAATGCACCACATctcctcctttctctctctcagtcttcAAAATGTATCTACAACTTCCTTCTGTATATCATGGATACAGTACTTTATGTCTGAGTAAATTTATTAGGTTTATACTTAAAAATTAGGTGCAACTGAAAACTATTAAAAATGCATCTGTGACCGCGTGCAAGCTGAATATCGCTTTTCTTCGAGTATTTTGTACTGCCACCTaacaatgcattaaaaaaaacacattacttTCTCTGGAAGCTGTTACTTCATAGGGCAGTGCCCTAAGACAAGTTGGAATTGAATTCCATAGATGTAAAAccattcaaagttttttttaatacctctGTAAGTGGTTAAAGACACAAACATGGCAATTAAAATATCAGTATTGTATCCTGAAGTGATTTTCTAAAGAACGGCCAATATACTtctaggttattttttttatattattatatatatttttattattattatttacaataaaagacATTGGTGCTAACAATCTAGAAGAGAAgaaaattgtgtttttaaaactcactttatttgtCCTATTAGAGGGAATTATAATTGCTTCCATCTAATAAAAAATCCTCAAACTATCTAATTAGAATTTCAGAattgttctttaatttttttaacatatttggtatatatatttagttaatGAAGCAGTTAGTTGCGTGTCCATGGTcgagggttcaagtcccacctcaggtcttggttctttgtgtgtggagTTCTCATGttcttggtaggtttcctctgggtactccattTT
The DNA window shown above is from Clarias gariepinus isolate MV-2021 ecotype Netherlands chromosome 5, CGAR_prim_01v2, whole genome shotgun sequence and carries:
- the abhd13 gene encoding protein ABHD13 gives rise to the protein MEKSWRFWGILERCLLTVGSWTWGVCRISLLPLILTFHLYGGILLLGLILASVAGILYKFQDVLLYFPDQPSSSRLYVPMPTGIPNENVYIRTKDGVRLNLILLRYTGENPALVPTILYFHGNAGNIGHRVPNALLMLVNLKANVILVDYRGYGKSDGEPSEEGLYQDAEATLDYVMSRPDIDKTKIILFGRSLGGAVAIRLASVNPHRVAAIMVENTFLSIPHMASTLFSFFPMRYLPLWCYKNKFLSYRYVALCRMPSLFISGLSDQLIPPVMMKQLYELSPARTKRLAIFPEGTHNDTWQCQGYFAALEQFMKELLKGHAQEEASQGSASVTII
- the tnfsf13b gene encoding tumor necrosis factor ligand superfamily member 13B isoform X2; this translates as MSVPLNLWIMPAVGAAPLRVEGQRLSWVVVIASVVAITASSLSALSLYHVLALQAEVEVLRSEVSRRREGCKDTPGESVRGPQPQQHQHEDDGNKALVRNSVVPPKMHMNASGKQQVRFVLRKRSLQMFQPFLQMMGDSKRKIFQKEFALEKHTGIPWQVSLKRGEALEEDQDGIVVKEEGYYFIYSQVYYQDPTYAMGHIVIRMKKHVVGDESQHVVLFRCIQTMNVKVPYNTCYTGGIVKLDIGDRVELLIPRPTANISLDGDCTYLGVIKLA
- the tnfsf13b gene encoding tumor necrosis factor ligand superfamily member 13B isoform X1, coding for MSVPLNLWIMPAVGAAPLRVEGQRLSWVVVIASVVAITASSLSALSLYHVLALQAEVEVLRSEVSRRREGCKDTPGESVRGPQPQQHQHEDDGNKALVRNSVVPPKMHMNASGKQQVRFVLRKRSLQSESEQSVFQPFLQMMGDSKRKIFQKEFALEKHTGIPWQVSLKRGEALEEDQDGIVVKEEGYYFIYSQVYYQDPTYAMGHIVIRMKKHVVGDESQHVVLFRCIQTMNVKVPYNTCYTGGIVKLDIGDRVELLIPRPTANISLDGDCTYLGVIKLA